Sequence from the Paeniglutamicibacter cryotolerans genome:
CGTAGACGCCATGGGTGGACGGGTAGGTGATCATGATCGCCGACAGGATGTCCTTGTTGGCTTCGATCTTCGCGTCCAGGTCGTTGGCGTCGATGGTGCCGTCGGCAGCCGTCTTCACCACGACGACCTTCATTCCGGCCAGCACGGCCGACGCGGCGTTGGTGCCGTGTGCGGAAGCGGGAATCAGGCAGACGTTGCGCTGCGTATCGCCGTTGGCCAAGTGGAAGCCGCGGATGGCCAGCAGGCCGGCATATTCGCCCTGGGATCCGGCGTTCGGCTGGATCGAGACGCCGGCGTAGCCGGTGATCACGGACAGGCGCGCTTCCAGGTCGGTGATCAGCTCACGCCAGCCCTCGGTCTGGTGCTCCGGGGCGAACGGGTGGATGGAGGCGAACTCGGGCCAGGAAATGGATTCCATTTCCGCTGTCGAGTTCAGCTTCATGGTGCATGACCCCAGCGGGATCATGGTGCGGTCCAGGGCCAAATCACGATCCGAAAGGCGGCGCAGGTAGCGCAGCATCTGGGTTTCGGACTTGATCGTGTTGAAGATCGGGTGGCTCATGTAGTCCGAGGTACGCAGCACCGCGGCGCCCAGCTCGAAGCCGGCCGCAGTGGCCGCGGCATCAGTGATGCCGAACACGCCGGCGATGGCCGCCACATGGGCCGCGGTCGTGGTCTCGTCGGTGGAGATGCCCACAGTGGTGCCGTCGACCAATCGCAGGTTGATGCCCGCGGCATCGGCCGCCGCGACGGTGGCTGCGGCGTCGGAGACGGTGACGTGCAACGTGTCGAAGAAGGAGTCCGAGACCAGCACGTGGCCGGCGCCGGTGAGCAGCGTGGCCAGCGTGCGGGCATGGTGGTGGGCGCGCTGGGCGATCCGTTTCAGGCCGGCCGGGCCGTGGTAGACGGCGTACATCGATGCGGTGATGGCCAGCAGCGCCTGGGCGGTGCAGATGTTGCTCGTGGCCTTTTCGCGGCGAATGTGCTGCTCGCGGGTCTGCAGGGCCAGGCGGTAGGCCGGGGTTCCGGCGTCGTCCACCGAGACGCCGACCAGGCGCCCGGGCAGCGAACGCTCCAGGCCGTGGCGCACCGCCATGTAGGCGGCGTGCGGGCCGCCGAAGAACAGCGGGACACCAAAGCGCTGGGTGTTGCCCACGGCGATGTCGGCACCCTGCTCGCCCGGGGCGGTGATCATCGTCAGCGAGAGGATGTCGGCGGCGACGGTGACCATCGCGCCACGGTCCTTGGCGGCGGCGATGATGGAAGCGTGGTCGATCACGGCGCCGTTGTTGCCCGGCTGCTGCAGCACGATGCCGGAGATCTCACCTTCGGGCAGCCCTGCCGAAAGGTCGGCGATTTCGACCTCGAAGCCCAGGGCCTCGGCGCGGCCGCGGACCACGGAGATGGTCTGCGGGAAGACGTTGGAGTCGATGACGGTCTTGGCTGTGGCCTTGGCCTTGTTGGCGCGGCGCATCAGCAGTACCGCCTCGGCGACGGCCGAGGATTCGTCCAGCAGCGAGGCGTTGGCGATCGGCAGGGCGGTGAGGTCCATGACCATGGTCTGGAAGTTCAGCAGCGCCTCGAGGCGGCCCTGGGAGATTTCGGGCTGGTACGGCGTGTAGGCCGTGTACCAGGCAGGGTTTTCCAGGATGTTGCGCAGGATGACCGGCGGCGTGAGCGTGTCGGAGAAACCCTGGCCGATCATCTGGGTCTTCATGACGTTCTTGCCGGCCAAGACGCGAAGGTCGGCAAGTGCCTCGGCCTCGGTGCGCGGTGCGGGAAGGTCGAGCGGCTCCGACTGGCGGATATCTGCCGGAACGGCTGTATCGATGAGCTCTTCGAGGCTCGAGTATCCGAGCTGGTTGAGCATGGTCTCGATGTCATCGCCCTGCGGGCCGATGTGGCGCGGGACGAATTCTGCGGACGGGGTCACTGTCATGGGGAACTCCATAGGGTCATCGGCGTGCGCGCACGCCGAACGAGCTGCAAGTCCCTCCCCGACCCTGTTCCTGTGACCTGAGAGTTTTCGCGTCACCGTGGCCCGGGGGCCTCGGTTGCGCTTGCACCTTCGGTGAGCCGCACCGCCGGGGCGGTGCTGCTGCTTTCCAGAGTTGCCTCTTCGCGGCGGTACGGGGGCCTGAGAGTTTCCCGGGGAGGAATTGCTCCTACGGCGCCCGCACAACATCGTTATGCGGGACTCTCCCGCCGCATGTCAGTGGCTGTGCCTTCTGCGAGGCACATCTCCCATCTTACGTGGTGTGGGTGACCCCCACAACATGATGACCCGTCCGGACGGCTTGCCGCCGCCGGCTGCCCGCGTGGCATCCCGGCGCTGCCCCCCGGATCATCCCCTCCCGTCGACGTCCTGCGTTGATCAGCTCAGAACATCCCGGAGGTTCCCAGCCATGAACCGATGGCAAAGGTGGCTGCCAAGGCCGCCGCCCCACCGATGAGCACGCGCACCGTCGGCCTGAGCATCCTGGCCCCACCGAGCCAGGCACCCGCGGCGCCGGTGATGGCCAGCGCCACCATCACGGCGGCGAAGGTGACGGGGATCTTGAACGGCCCGGGCAGCAACACTGCCGTGAGGAATGGAAGCACTGCCCCGATGGTGAATGCGGCTGCCGAGGCGAAGGCTGCATGCCAGGGGCTGAGCACCTCGTCCTCGGCCAGATTCAGCTCGACCTCAAGGTGGGCCTTGAGCGCGTCGTGCTCGGTCAGCTCCAGGGCCACCCGCCGAGCCGTATGGGGGCTCAGTCCCTTGGCCCGGTAGATGCCGGCAAGTTCCTCGAGTTCGGCCTCGGGCATCGTTTCGAGTTCATGGCGCTCCTTCTCGATGAGCGCTTTCTGCGCATCGGCCGAGCTGGACACCGAGACGTATTCTCCCAACGCCATCGAGATGGCGCCACCGATTGCCGCCGCGGTTCCCGCGGTGATGATCGGTCCATTGTCCGTGCTGGCACCGGCGACGCCGACGAGCACGGCGGCGACGGAGACGATGCCGTCGTTGGCGCCCAGCACCCCGGCCCGCAGCCAGTTCAGGCGCTCCGCCAAACCCCGTGGCTGGTGCTCTTCACCGGCGTGTTGTGCCGTAGTTTCATCCATGGACACAAGCCAACCACCACCCGGTCGCACCCGCCAGCAAGGACAGGCGTACCTCTGCCCGCCGCCGTCACCCGGCCAGACCGACGAATTGCGGGTATTTGGGCTCGAGCCCGTCGCCGGAGGAGGTTCCGGTCAGCCGGCGCTTGACCCAGGGGGCCAGGAACTCGCGGGTCCAACGCGCGTCCTCGCGCAGCTTCTCCAGCCGTGGGGTGCGCACCAGCGGCAGCAGGACCGGGGACTCGATGCCCGACTCTGCTTCAAGCACGCCGAGCACCTTCTTGGCCATCAGCTGGTGGCCGGCAACCCCCATGTGCAGGCGGTCGGGGGCCCAATAGCGGATGTCGCTGAAGTCGCGCCAGCGCCAATAATCGGCGATCATCGCCCCGTGCGCCTCGGCTATCTCGCGGACGGCCTCATTGTAGATGGCGGTGCGGCCGCGGGACTTTTCAAAGAGAGCGGCACCGTTCGTGTCGAATCCAGTGAACAGTAGCACCCGGGCACCTGTGGCGCTCAGTGCCGCTACAGCCTGCTCGTAGTCGTTCATCAGCGCGTCGATGTCGACGCGGGGACGCAGGATGTCATTTCCACCGGCATACAGGCTGACCAGCGTCGGCTTCATTGCCAAGGCCACCGGAAGCTGCTCGGCAATGACCTGGCGGATTTTCTTGCCACGGATGGCCAGGTTCGCATAGCCCCAGTCCGGGTCGGCGCACAGCTGCTCGGCAACGCGGTCCGCCCAGCCGCGGACCTGGTTGGGCCGGTTCGGATCGGCATCGCCGACGCCCTCTGTGAAGGAGTCGCCAAGGGCCAGATATCGTTTCGAGAATTCCACCGCTCCAGCCTATCCGCCCGATCCCCCGAGTGGCTTCACGGTTTCCGCCCGTCGAATTCACAGCTTCCAGATAGCTACGGTAATCACAATGGATGCATGATCTCGTTAACGCAGCAGGACATCCCCGATGATCCCTACGAGGCCGCAGCGCCCGACACCGGATCCACTTCCGCGCCCAGTTCGAACACTTCCTCACTCATCGGCCGCCGCTTCGACATCACCGTTCCCGGACTCGGCTTCGCCGTGCCGGTATCGTTCGCCTGGGCAGGCGATCCAACTGCGTGGCTGCCCGCCGGCACTGTGATGCACGCATGAGGATTCACGTCGTACTGCTCTCGGCACTGGCTTCGGCCGGGCTGGTGGCGGCCGGCTTCTCCGCTGGCACGTTGGCCACCGCACCGACGGTCCCCGACTCCTACCAAGCCGATGCGGCACTACTCCCGGGCACCATAGCGCAGCTCTCCCCGGCACCGACCCGGATTGTCACCCGCGCCCAGCTGCTGGGAGCCAACGCGGCATCGGTGCAGCTGGTGGGTTCGCCGGCCTACACCGCACAGGGGTACCAGGACTCCATGCAGGCATACCTGGATGCGGCCCGTGCCTGAGCCGCTGCACACAGCGAGCTTCCCGGTGCTCGGCACCGTGTTGGGCATCAGTTCACCGCTGCCCCGCAGGGAACTCGACGCAGCGGCGCGGGGCGTTTCGCTGATGCTCGCCGGCTATCTCGGCGCCGGATCCGGACGCTCGCTTCAGGCCCAGATCGATGCGGTGGCCATCGGTTCGCTCGCCCTCGAGGACAGCAGCCAAACGGTGCGCTCGCTGCACCGGCTGGCTCTGCACTGGCGGGAGCGGACACTCGGCGCCTTTACTCCCGGTGAGAGGTACCCGGAACTGGCGGGGTTGCTCCGGCCCTATCTGATGGGGCAGGCGGCATCGGTGCTGCTGGATTTCGGCATCCCGCACTGGGCCGTTAACCTCGGCGGGGACATCGCCTGCTCCGGGTCGCCGACGCCATCGGTCCCGACGGGTTCGGATCCCTTTTACGGCACGCCGTGGCGGGCCGGGATCACCGATCCGTTCGGCCCCGGGCTGCTGCTTGCCGATGTCCCGCTGGCCGGAACCCCGGGATTCACCGCAGCCCTGGCCACCTCGGCCGGAACACCGGCCTCGACCTACCGGCAGGTCAGCGTGCTCGGCCCCGACATCGTGGAGGCCGACGTGCTGGCCACCGCCATCCTCTCCGGCGGTGCAGACGTCCTAAGGGCCGCCTTGGCCGGGTCCCCGGTGCAAGTGCTGGCAGTCCACCACGACGGTGCGTTGGAGGCCTCCACCCGCTGGCCGACCTACGCTACTGAGCCAGCAGCACCTGGCGCACCGCCGTACTGAGCCGTCCCGCACGCGATGCAGTGCCACCCTCCTCGGCACGCGTCGGCACATAGCCGAAGCCCAGCGAGTAGGCCGGGTCGGCGTAGCCGAGGGCGCCGTTGGTGCCATCGTGCCCGAAGGTCCGCCAAGAGCCGAAGTCGTTGGATGGCGTCGGCTTCATGAAGACGATGCCGAAGGCAGTCTCGGTCCCGACGCAGCGGTCGGCACCGAAGACCCGTTCGCTCGAGAGCGCCGCCTGCGTGGCGGCGGTGAGGATCGGCGGGGCGATGCTTCCGTCGGGCCCCTGGATTCCGGTGCTCGCCGCGGCATAGAGCCGGGCCAGCCCGCGGGCGCTGGCTACGCCGCCGAGTGATGAGATGCCGCCGGCCCGCACAGCGCGCACGTTGGGGATCTGGAGGAAGTCGTAGCCCGGACCCTCGGGACCCTCGAACCCGGCAGTGGAGTTCACCGACAGGCCCAGGAGCGAGAAGGGGTCCATGAATGGCGCCGGCGGGCCCTGCAGTGGTGCCAATACGTTGGTGTATCGAGGTTCCAGCTCCTCCGGCAGCCCCAGGTGGAAATCGATGTCGTGGGGAATGCGGATCAGGCGTGCGTAGATCTGCTGCAGGCTTTCACCGGTAGTGCGCCGGGCCAGTTCCTCCATGAAGACGCCCATGCTGAGCGCATGGTAGCCGTGTGTGGAACCCGGGGACCACACCGGTTCGGCCGCCGCCAGGATGGCCGCCGCCAGCCGGGAGTCGGTGAGTTCCTCCGGAGTGAAACCACCCTCGACCCCCAGTAGCCCGGCCTGGTGGCTGAGCAGCTGGGCGACGGTAATGGAAGCCTTGCCCGCGGCGGCGAACTCCGGCCAGTACAGGGCAACCGGGGCCTCGAGATCCAGGACGCCGTCCTGCACCAGCAGGCCCATCACCATCGCTCCCGCCCCCTTGCTGCAGGAGAACACACCGGTCAGCGAGTCCAGGGTGCAGTCGGGGCCCACTGCAAGATCCAGCACCGGGACACCGGCGTGGTAGACCGCCAGCTGCGCCGAATAGCCGGGGTCCTGCTTCGCGAAGGAGCCCAACAGGTCGGCCACCGGAGCAAACCGGGGATCGATGATTTCCGCTGATGAATTCGATTGCATGCTCACCGGCCCCACACTACCCGGCAGGCTCGACGGGGCCTGTGCTAGGCAGTGGGCGTTTCCTGGCGGAAGCGCAGCCGCCAGCGATCCCCGGCCCGCTCCCACAGCGAGCTGCACAGCACCACGTCCACGGCATCCACCATCCGGTAGGCGATCTGGATCAGCGTCGGGGCCAACTTGTTGGCGGCCAACAGATCGACCCGCCCCACCGGCAGCGGCTCGAAGCCCTCGGCGAGTGCGGCCAGCAGCCTGGCCTTATCGGTCAGTGATCCATCGCGGCTGATCTCCCGGAATTCGGGGTGCAGCAGGTGGTCCAGGTCGGAGATGTTCCCGCAGACCTCGGGGTCCTGCAGCTCCCGTTCCAGGGCCAACACGGTGTCGACGTCGTCCGCTGCACCGGCGGCTGGCGGTGCCGGGGATCCTGCGGAGGCCAAGGGGGCTGCCGGTTCTGGTTCAGCGGCCGCCGCGCCACCGGATCCGGCAAACCCCGGGCCGGCATCGGCGGGGCGCCCGGATTGGTAGGCTGTGGCGGCGGCGCGGGCCTTGTCATCGGCGGCCTCGTTCAGCGCGTGCCCGGCATGGCCCTTGACCCATTCGAATTCGTAGGTCCGACCGACGATTTCCTTGTCGATGTCCTTGAGCAGGTCCATGTTCAGCACCGGCTTGCCATCGGATTTCTTCCAGCCCTTGCGCTTCCAGCCGGCCATCCACTTGGTGACGCAGTTGATCACGTACTGCGAATCACACAGGATGTGCAGCTTCTCTTCCGGCATGTGCCTGGTGGCCCGGAACAGGTCGAGCACCGCCATGAGCTCGCCCATGTTGTTCGTGCCATGCGGCCAGCCACCTGCACCCCAGCAATCCTCGTCGACATACCAGGCCCATCCTGCCGGGCCGGGGTTTCCAAGTGCTGAGCCGTCTGCTGCGGCGGTAATCGTCATGTGTTCAATCCTGCCACGGCGCACCGGACACACCGCGCGCCGTCTCACCCCGTGCCCGCCAACCATGGCCTTGCCCCACCCGTAGTCCTACGCTGGAGGCTCATGGATGGGGCCTGCATCGCGGCACCAGGAAACGCGCTTCCTCCGCAAGGAGGGGCGTCAGTCGCACCGGATGAGTAGATCCGACAGCCGTAGCCGCCTGCCGCCGTTCCTTTCGGTTCCCGTCCCCGGCAGTAGAACAACCGGCAGTAGAACAATGGGAAAGGGCAGTGATGCCAATGTCGTCGAACAAGGCAGTCGTTTGTCCTGAACCCGGGGTGGTCGAGGTCATCGACACCCCCTTCCCCACCTTCGAACTCACCGACGGACCCGGAGTCAACCCCGCCAACGTGGGCCGCAAGGTCCCGCACGGGGTCATCCTGCGCACCGTGGCCACCAACATCTGCGGCTCGGACCAACACATGGTCCGCGGACGCACCACCGCCCCCACCGGCCTGGTCCTGGGCCACGAAATCACCGGCGAAGTCATCGAGGTGGGCCGGGACGTCGAATTCATCAAGGTCGGAGACATCGTCTCGGTCCCCTTCAACATCTCCTGCGGCCGCTGCCGCAACTGCAAGGAACAAAAGACCGGGATCTGCCTGAACGTGAACCCCGACCGCCCCGGATCCGCCTACGGCTACGTCGACATGGGCGGCTGGGTCGGCGGCCAAGCCGAATACGTCCTGGTCCCCTACGCCGACTGGAACCTGCTCCGGTTCCCGGACCGCGACCAGGCCCTGGAAAAGATCATGGACCTGACCATGCTCTCGGACATCCTGCCCACCGGCTTCCACGGCGCAGTCACCGCCGGGGTCACCGTCGGCTCCACCGTCTACGTCGCCGGCGCCGGACCGGTCGGCCTGGCCGCCGCAGCCTCCGCCCAGCTCCTCGGCGCCGCGGTGGTCATCGTCGGGGACCTGAACGAGGACCGCCTGGCCCAGGCCCGCTCCTTCGGCTGCGAAGGAATCAACGTCGCCCACGGGGACCCCGCGGACCAGATCGAACAGCTGCTCGGCGTGCGCGAGGTCGATGCGGGCATCGACGCCGTCGGCTTCGAAGCCCGCGGCCACGGCCACGGCGCCGGGGCCGCCGAGGCCCCGGCCACCGTGCTGAACTCGCTCATGGACCTCACCGCCGCCGGAGGATCCCTGGGCATCCCGGGCCTCTACGTCACCGGGGATCCCGGAGCAGCGGACGAAGCGGCCCAGAAGGGCTCCCTGTCCCTGTCCCTGGGCACCGGCTGGGCCAAATCCCTGTCCTTCACCACCGGACAATGCCCGGCCATGAAATACAACCGGGCGTTGATGATGGCGATCCTGCACGATCGGATCCACATCGCCAAGGCCGTCAACGCGCAGGCGATCCTGCTCGAGGACGCCCCGCGCGGCTACGCCGAATTCGATGCCGGGGCCGCAACGAAGTACGTCCTGAACCCCAACGGCTACCTGAACCGGTAGCCAACCGTTTCCCTTGTAAAGTGTTTCCCTTTTAAAGGAGCAGTACCATGTCATTGAATCTCGCTGACGCCCGCACCATCATTGCCGCCGCCGAGGCGCACGCCACCGAAATCGGCCAACCGATGAACATCGCAGTCGTGGATGCCGGGGGGGAACCTGGTATCCCATGTGCGCATGGATGGGGCCTGGCTGGGTAGCATCGACATTTCCATCAACAAGGCCTTCACCGCACGGGCTTTCGACCTGCCCACCAAGGACCTGGCCGATAATGCGCAGCCGACCCAGCAGTTTTACGGGATCCATGCCTCCAACCATGGGCGCATCATGATCTTTGCCGGAGGTATCCCGATCCGCAGCGATGGCGTGGTCGTGGGGGCGATCGGGGTCAGTGGAGGAGCCGGGGACCAGGACCAGGGCGTTGCGGAAGCCGGCGCCGCCGCCGTGTAGCGGCTGTGGCGTTGCCCAGTATCTGAGTGCCACTCGCGCATTGGCGTTGAACCGGTGCCTGTCCTGGAAAAACCTCGTTCCCCCGGTTGCCCCGGGAGAACGCCCGGGGCAGTCCCGGCGGGCGCCTCGCCGGCATCGAAGCCCCTGCCGGTCCAGCCCCTGGACTGTTGCGTGCGATCTGGAATGCCTCCCCGCCTAGATGATTGATTCCAAGGGTTCATGGTCATAGGCGGTCAGCGACCGCAGTGGATGGGAACCGGTGTTCAGGTTGTGCCAGATGGCCACGGTCAGCGCGAGGATGCGTTGCAGGACCCGCACGGTGACCCCGGCGATGGTCCTCCCGCCATGGGCCTCCAGGTCCAGCTGGCCCTTGAGGGTGTCGTTGATTGACTCGATGACCTGACGCAGTGGCTTGAGCAGACTCTTTCCGGGACGGGGTTTCTCACCTTGACGGGTCGGACGGACCAGGGTGATCCCGGCCTCGGAGAGGTCCTGCTCGAAGGCCTTCCCGTAGTAGTTCTTGTCCGCGATGATGATCTGTCCCGGCTCCACCGGGGTGGGCAGGTTTTCCAGGATGCCCAGCAGGGTCTCACGCTCATCGGCCTTCGCCCCGGTCAGCGCGTAGCCGACCGGCAGTCCGGTCGGGGTGCACAGCAGGTGCAGGCGCAGCCCCCAGAACCACCGTGAATGCGAGGCGCAGTACCCGTATTCGGCCCAGCCGGCCAGTTCGGAGCGGTGGGCCGTGGTGTGGGAGCGCCCGCATTCCACAGGGGTGGAATCGGCGAGCCACAGCTCATCGGACCAGAGCCCGGTGGTGTGGGCCAGGTGTTCGTTGAGAGCCTGCAGGGTCCCGCCCAGCTTCCGCAGCCGTTTGTTGTATCCGGGTTGTTGGGGCAGGTCCGGGAACCATCGGCGCAGGTCGTTATGGGATTGGCGGAGCCAGCGGCGTTCGGAGGTGAAGCCGAGCAGGGCCTGGAGGACCGCGATGGTGACCAGTTCGGCGTCGCTGATCCGGGGCCCGAAGCCGATGGCCGGACGCCACGGGAGCAGGTGCGGATTGGCCTTCAGAAAGTCGTCCGCGCAGGCGTACAGTGCTGTTGCAAGGGTGTCCAGATCGGGAGCCATCGGAACTCTCCAGGTTCGAATGTTGGGTATTACATCTCGATTCTGGACACCCTTGCCCGCGCTGTCACCCCTTGGAATCAATCATCTAGGCCGGGTAGAGCGGGTTGTGCCCGGCTTCGACCCGCTCGTCATCGCGCACCGGGCCCGGTGCGGTGCCGGTCCCGAACGGTGAACCGCCCAGGGCCTCGCGTCCGTGGGCGGTGAGCCAGACCGACTCGTCGGGTCCCGCCGGCACGATCCGGGTGGGGTTCACGTCCTCGTGGACCATGTAGTAGTGCTTTTTGATCTGGTCGAAATCCACTGTGTCGCCGAAGCCGGGGGTCTGGAACAAGTCTCGTGCGTAGGCCCAGAGCACCGGCATTTCAGTGAGCTTGTTCCTGTTGCATTTGAAGTGGCCGTGATAGACGGCGTCGAAGCGCACCAGGGTGGTGAAGAGGCGCACGTCGGCCTCGGTGATGGAATCCCCCATCAGGTAGCGGCGGGTGGCCAGGCGTTCCTCGAGCCAGTCCATCGCGGTCCAGAGTCTGTTGTAGGCGTCCTCGTAGGCGGCCTGGTCACCGGCGAACCCCGCCCGGTAGACCCCGTTGTTGACCTCGGTGAAGATCCGCTTGATCACCGGAATCATCTCGTCCAGCCGATCGGCTGGCAGCAGATCCGGGGCGCCCTCCCGGTGGAAGGCCTTCCACTGTGTGGAGAAGTCCAGCGTGATCTGCGGGTAGTCGTTGGTGACGACGGCCCCTGTGGGAACGTCGACGATGGCCGGGACGGTAATGCCGCGCGGGTAGCCGGGGAAGCGCTTGAAGTAGTTCTCTTGGATGCGTTCGGTGCCCAGCACCGGGTCTACCCCTCCAGGATCCAAGTCGAAGGTCCACGAGCGCGCATCGTGCACCGGCCCCGGGGTACCCAGCGAGATGGCATCCTCGAGCCCCAGCAGCCGGCGCACGATGATGGCCCGGTTCGCCCACGGGCAGGCGCGGGCGGCGACGAGCCGGTACCGCCCCGCCTCGACCGGCCAGGCCGTCGCACCGGCGGACAGTCCTGCGGAGGGGTTGCCGATGGTTCCGCCGGTCGGAGCGGCGGAGGCCGTCACGGCGTCCGGGTCCGCGACGATCCGGTCCTCGATGTAGTGGGTGTCCCGGGTGAATTCTCCGCCGGTGACGTAGCTGCCTTGGGTGGAATGCGCTTCGCTCATGGCTTCAGCTTACGACCGGGCAGCGGGGTCCGGGCAAGGCCCGTTACCCCCGGTGTCAGGCTGGCGCGGGAACCGGTGTCTCCCCCGCGGCCAGCAGCGCGGCATAGGCACCGTCTGCCGCAACGAGTTCAGCGGGGGTTCCGCGCTCGGTAACGGCCCCGGATTCGAGCACCACCAGCTGGTCGGAGGATCCGACGGTGGAGAGCCGGTGTGCGATGGTCAGTGTGGTTCGCCCGATCGCCAGGTCATCGAGCGCCTGCTGCACCAGCGCCTCGGTGGTGTTATCCAGCGCGCTGGTCGCCTCGTCGAGAACCAGCACGCGCGGGTTGCGCAGGATGGTGCGGGCGATGGCCAGGCGCTGCTGCTCGCCCCCGGAGAAGCGGTGGCCGCGGGCCCCCACCAGGGTGTCGAGCTGTTCGGGCAGCGCGGCGATCAGAGCGGCGATCTGCGCTGAATCCAACGCCTTCCACAGTGTTTCGTCGTCGGCGTTGGGGTCTGCCAGCAGCAGGTTTTCACGGATCGAGTCGTGGATCAGGTAGGTCTCCTGCGACACGACTCCCACGATCCGGCTCAGGTCAGTGGGGGCGATGTCCCGCAGGTCGATCCCGTCGATGGTGATCCGCCCGCTGGCCGGATCATGCAGCCGCGGCAGCAGCGCGCCGAGCGTTGACTTGCCCGATCCGGTGGGACCCACCACTGCCGTGTGGGATCCGGCGGGCAGGTGCAGGTCGATACCGCTCAGCACCGGCCGCCCACCGTCGTAGGCGAAGCCGACATCCTCGAAGCGGACCTCGCCGCGCACCTGCGCCACGTCGAGGACGGCGGGTTCGGTCGGTGCGGTGATCTCCGGGATCAGGTCCAGGTATTCGAAGATGCGGCTGAACAGCGCCATCGCACTCACCCATTGCACCCCGACATTCAGCAGCCCCATGATAGGGCGGAAGATCGCGCCCTGCAGGGCGGTGAAGGCGACCAGCGTGCCGATGCTCATGCCATCGGAGGTGGCCGGCAGCCCGGCGGCCAGATAGATGATGGCCGGGATGGCGGCAAAGACGATGCCCATGGTGGCCATGCGCCAGCGTCCGGCCAGCTGCGAACGCATTTCCAGGTCGATCAGCTTCGAGGAGCTGGAGCTGAAGCGGGAGGCGTCGCGGGCGGTGGTGCCCAGGGTCTTGGCCAGGCGCACGCCGGAGATCGATAGGCCCTCTTCGATCTGCGTGTACATCCCGGCAAGTTCGCGCTGCTTGGCGCTGGTGATGTCGCGGCGCAGCAGCGCCACCTTGCGCGAGAGCCACACCGCCGGCGGGATCACGATCAGCGAGAGCAGGCTCAGCTTCGGCGAGAGTACCACCATCGCGATGGCGGTGGCCACGGCGGTGGTCAGGTTCGAGGCGATGGATGTGGCGGTCGAGGTGACCACGCCCTGCATGCCGGCGATGTCGTTGGTGAGCCGGGACTGGACCTCGCCGCCGCGGGTACGGGTGAAGAAGGACAGGGATTGGAGCTGCAGGTGGGAAAAGAGCCTGGTGCGCAGCGAATGCATGACGCGCTGGCCCACGGCGGTGGCCATCCAGGTCTGGATGACGCCGATGATGGCCGTGGCGGCGGCGACTGCCACCAGCCCGCCGGCCAGCCAGGCCAGCAGCGCCACGTCCTGGTTCGGCAGGGCGTTGTCGATGATGGAACGGATGAGGAAGGGCTGGGCGAGCCCGATCACCGATGCCACCGAAATCAGCGCCATGACGGCGATCAGGGCTCCCTTGTGCGGGGAGAAGAGCGAGGTGATCCGGGAGGTCTTCACCGGATGGGCCTTGAGTTGTTTGATGTCTGCCGGGTTGACGCGCGCGGCGGCGCCCCCTCCCCGTCCGGGGCCATCGCCGGGTCCGCCCGAGGTGCGGGGGCCCTGGCGCGATGATGTTGCAACGAAGTCCGGGTTCGCCATATGCACCACCTCCAGTGGTGTGAGAGGGCGGGCGCGGGAGTCGCACCCACCATTAGAGAGGTTACCTCACTATGTGGTTGCCCGTCAATCACCCCTAGACTGTTCAGATGACCCAGCGCAGCATTCCCCACGACGATGCCGACCTCGGCGAGCTCTTCCATGCGGCATTCCGCGGACTGCGGCACACCTGGGCCGAACAGCTGGCCCCCTACGGGCTCACCCCGCACCAGTTCAGGGCGCTGCAATCACTGCTGCGCCGCGGCGGACCGGGCGGTGGATGCGCCG
This genomic interval carries:
- a CDS encoding ABC transporter ATP-binding protein, which gives rise to MANPDFVATSSRQGPRTSGGPGDGPGRGGGAAARVNPADIKQLKAHPVKTSRITSLFSPHKGALIAVMALISVASVIGLAQPFLIRSIIDNALPNQDVALLAWLAGGLVAVAAATAIIGVIQTWMATAVGQRVMHSLRTRLFSHLQLQSLSFFTRTRGGEVQSRLTNDIAGMQGVVTSTATSIASNLTTAVATAIAMVVLSPKLSLLSLIVIPPAVWLSRKVALLRRDITSAKQRELAGMYTQIEEGLSISGVRLAKTLGTTARDASRFSSSSSKLIDLEMRSQLAGRWRMATMGIVFAAIPAIIYLAAGLPATSDGMSIGTLVAFTALQGAIFRPIMGLLNVGVQWVSAMALFSRIFEYLDLIPEITAPTEPAVLDVAQVRGEVRFEDVGFAYDGGRPVLSGIDLHLPAGSHTAVVGPTGSGKSTLGALLPRLHDPASGRITIDGIDLRDIAPTDLSRIVGVVSQETYLIHDSIRENLLLADPNADDETLWKALDSAQIAALIAALPEQLDTLVGARGHRFSGGEQQRLAIARTILRNPRVLVLDEATSALDNTTEALVQQALDDLAIGRTTLTIAHRLSTVGSSDQLVVLESGAVTERGTPAELVAADGAYAALLAAGETPVPAPA
- a CDS encoding glutathione S-transferase family protein translates to MSEAHSTQGSYVTGGEFTRDTHYIEDRIVADPDAVTASAAPTGGTIGNPSAGLSAGATAWPVEAGRYRLVAARACPWANRAIIVRRLLGLEDAISLGTPGPVHDARSWTFDLDPGGVDPVLGTERIQENYFKRFPGYPRGITVPAIVDVPTGAVVTNDYPQITLDFSTQWKAFHREGAPDLLPADRLDEMIPVIKRIFTEVNNGVYRAGFAGDQAAYEDAYNRLWTAMDWLEERLATRRYLMGDSITEADVRLFTTLVRFDAVYHGHFKCNRNKLTEMPVLWAYARDLFQTPGFGDTVDFDQIKKHYYMVHEDVNPTRIVPAGPDESVWLTAHGREALGGSPFGTGTAPGPVRDDERVEAGHNPLYPA